From Quercus robur chromosome 8, dhQueRobu3.1, whole genome shotgun sequence:
TAGAGTTCTGACTCAACTGTTGCCTGCGAGCTGAGACCATTCCTCTCAGCTATCTGATTCTGGAACGGACTTCTGTGTAAACATCAACCAATAGATCGTGTAGTCACTCTCTTCAATAATAGTACCACCTAGTTTATAATGCAGCACCTTGCTAAGCAGCAAATGTTTTGGCTTGCGACAAAGAGAACTTTTTAGTTGCTTTAGAGATTTAATTCACATCCTTCACTACTGCTTGGCCATTAAGGATGCATGAAATGGCCATATGAACAACCCTTAAGTTGTTGAAAAATAACCACAAGGCCAACAACAAAGAAGTCAGGGCTGGCTGAAAAATCTAAATATATCTTTTCTGTTTAGAACTATTTGTCTGTCATTTTTTCTACCTTTCTAGTAGAATTGTTATAATCTAAAACAACGTTTTGTTTGCAGATGGCCCCAAAGCAGAAAATCAGAATTAAGCTTAGATCATACTGGGTGCCCCTAATAGAGGACTCCTGCAAGCAGATATTGGATGCTGCAAGGACTACAAATGCAAAAACCATGGGTCCTGTTCCATTACCAACCAAGAAGCGAATCTATTGTGTTCTTAAATCACCACATGTGCACAAGGATGCAAGATTCCATTTTGAGATCCGTACACACCAGCGCCTCATTGATATTCTTTACCCAACTGCGCAAACAATTGATTCTTTGATGCAACTTGATCTTCCTGCTGGTGTTGATGTGGAGGTCAAGCTCTGAAGAAAAGTGCTGCAGCTTAGGTAAATTTCTTGAATTTCCAAACTATGAGGTTAACTATGATTTGTAGATTGCTATTTGGGGGAAGAAAGTAGAGAAGAAGACTGTAATAGATGATATTTCTTTTCCTAGTTTGATTATTACTCCAACTTTCATCTTCATTAAGTAAAGCCATCAGtcccaattttttttgcaaaaaaattgttgaactTCCTATGCATTAAAGATAAAGAGTATTAAGGATGTTTGAATTGCTTACCACAATGTTGAGTTCATTCCTAAGAGGCTAAGACTAATTCCTTAAATTCCTAGTTGTGGACTTTCATCTGCTCTATGTTGTTCTTATCGCTTTTAAATAAACTTCTTAGGTTGTTATGAATCTACTGGGTT
This genomic window contains:
- the LOC126694367 gene encoding 30S ribosomal protein S10, chloroplastic-like, with product MAVSSISATLIPSIPLPNSSSFPSKPKLSSVSFYTCKASKLKALKPSLPSTRVYAAPEVLESPETLDPPLETPDESDPTTTFEVGDSETPSTSSLSIGADADSMAPKQKIRIKLRSYWVPLIEDSCKQILDAARTTNAKTMGPVPLPTKKRIYCVLKSPHVHKDARFHFEIRTHQRLIDILYPTAQTIDSLMQLDLPAGVDVEVKL